Proteins encoded together in one Desulfovibrio aminophilus DSM 12254 window:
- a CDS encoding glycosyltransferase → MSQLRVLHLITAAETGGAETFLCRLLSRLPRECFKSRVVCMVRPGHVGGRIRALGIPLATLGMRRGLPSVGAVRKLMEMLQDFQPDVVQTWLHHADLLGLVAARLAVESNLVWNLRNSRLDAAPWTTRAVVWLCARLSRLPEAVLTNSETARDQHRALGFRPRRFEVLPNGIDCGEFRPDPAAREALRKEFGISPETPLAGMLARHAPMKNHAGFLRAAALVLKELPEARFLLCGTGVTQVNRELMAQVNQAGLRGRVILAGYRQDAPRVLNALDALCVPSAYGEGFPNAAAEAMSCGVPCAATDTGDAARVVGDTGRVVPPNDEPALSRALVELLTLPPDQRTALAGRCRERIATEFSLDAAARAYASFYEELTGRR, encoded by the coding sequence GTGAGCCAGCTGCGCGTCCTGCACCTGATCACCGCCGCGGAGACCGGCGGGGCCGAGACCTTCCTCTGTCGACTGCTCTCGCGCCTGCCCCGCGAATGCTTCAAGTCCCGGGTGGTCTGCATGGTCCGCCCCGGGCACGTCGGCGGCCGCATCCGGGCCCTGGGCATTCCCCTGGCCACCCTGGGCATGCGCCGGGGCCTGCCCTCGGTGGGCGCGGTGCGCAAGCTCATGGAGATGCTCCAGGACTTCCAGCCGGACGTGGTCCAGACCTGGCTGCACCACGCCGACCTCCTGGGCCTCGTGGCCGCCCGCCTGGCCGTGGAGTCGAACCTGGTCTGGAACCTGCGCAACTCCCGCCTGGACGCCGCGCCCTGGACCACGCGGGCCGTGGTCTGGCTCTGCGCCCGGCTCTCGCGCCTGCCCGAGGCCGTGCTGACCAACTCCGAAACCGCCCGGGACCAGCACCGGGCCCTGGGTTTCCGGCCGCGCCGCTTCGAGGTTCTGCCCAACGGCATCGACTGCGGCGAGTTCCGGCCGGACCCGGCCGCCCGGGAGGCCCTGCGCAAGGAGTTCGGGATCTCCCCGGAAACGCCCCTGGCCGGCATGTTGGCCCGCCACGCGCCGATGAAGAACCACGCGGGATTCCTGCGGGCCGCGGCCCTGGTCCTCAAGGAGCTGCCCGAGGCCCGCTTCCTGCTCTGCGGCACGGGCGTCACCCAGGTGAACCGCGAACTCATGGCCCAGGTGAACCAGGCCGGACTCCGGGGCCGGGTCATCCTGGCCGGATACCGCCAGGACGCCCCGCGCGTGCTGAACGCCCTGGACGCGCTCTGCGTGCCCTCGGCCTACGGCGAAGGCTTTCCCAACGCGGCGGCCGAGGCCATGAGCTGCGGCGTGCCCTGCGCGGCGACGGACACCGGCGACGCCGCGCGCGTGGTCGGCGACACGGGCCGGGTGGTCCCGCCGAACGACGAGCCGGCCCTGTCCCGCGCCCTGGTGGAGCTGCTGACCCTGCCGCCCGACCAGCGGACGGCTCTGGCCGGGCGCTGCCGCGAACGCATCGCGACGGAGTTTTCCCTGGACGCGGCGGCCCGGGCCTACGCCTCCTTCTACGAAGAGCTGACCGGAAGGCGTTGA
- a CDS encoding tetratricopeptide repeat protein, translating to MKTLTPLFLLLVLAGCSLPRVTIHEDPLSPAEHLTLGLAALERGDPARAADECEDAGDEPGALTCRADALYLQGDKARAEAFYRKALKRNPDDATALNNLAWLLFEADRNLDEAEKLAVRAVSLAPKERASDYADTLNRIRTLRAARALPGAGR from the coding sequence TTGAAAACGCTCACGCCCCTTTTCCTGCTTCTCGTTCTCGCGGGCTGCTCCCTGCCGCGGGTGACCATCCACGAAGACCCGCTCTCGCCCGCCGAGCACCTGACCCTGGGACTGGCCGCCCTCGAGCGCGGCGACCCGGCCCGCGCCGCCGACGAATGCGAGGACGCGGGCGACGAGCCCGGAGCCCTGACCTGCCGGGCCGACGCCCTCTATCTCCAGGGCGACAAGGCCCGGGCCGAAGCATTCTACCGCAAGGCCCTGAAACGGAATCCGGACGACGCCACGGCCCTGAACAACCTGGCCTGGCTGCTCTTCGAGGCGGACCGGAACCTGGACGAGGCCGAGAAGCTGGCCGTCCGGGCCGTGTCCCTGGCTCCCAAGGAGCGGGCCTCGGACTACGCCGACACCCTGAACCGCATCCGCACCCTGCGGGCCGCGCGCGCCCTGCCCGGAGCCGGACGGTGA
- a CDS encoding C39 family peptidase, translated as MFRSIDGIGRRATRRAPALFAAAVLFLLLGCAPRVEPDALPPGRAEVSGVPFFAQEDHQCGPASLAGVLGFLGKPASPAELAAEVFRPDIRGSLGLDMALAARRRGLKARFYEGSAQDLADSLRRGAPLIVLLDNGLGPVRHLHFAVATGYGPEGVRLNSDQDRGLVTPWDSFLNQWNKTGRWTLWIAP; from the coding sequence TTGTTCCGATCCATCGACGGCATCGGCCGCCGCGCGACGCGCCGGGCCCCGGCGTTGTTCGCGGCGGCCGTTCTTTTCCTGCTCCTGGGCTGCGCTCCCCGGGTCGAACCGGATGCGCTCCCGCCGGGCCGGGCCGAGGTGTCCGGGGTGCCCTTCTTCGCCCAGGAGGATCACCAGTGCGGCCCGGCCTCCCTGGCCGGGGTTCTGGGCTTCCTGGGCAAGCCCGCCAGCCCCGCCGAGCTGGCGGCGGAGGTCTTCCGGCCCGACATCCGGGGCAGTCTGGGCCTGGACATGGCCCTGGCCGCGCGCAGGCGCGGACTGAAGGCCCGCTTCTACGAGGGCTCGGCCCAGGATCTGGCCGACTCCCTGCGCCGGGGCGCCCCGCTCATCGTGCTCCTGGACAACGGCCTCGGACCGGTGCGGCACCTGCACTTCGCCGTGGCCACGGGCTACGGCCCCGAGGGCGTCCGGCTCAACTCGGACCAGGACCGGGGCCTCGTGACGCCCTGGGACTCCTTTCTGAACCAGTGGAACAAGACCGGACGGTGGACCCTGTGGATCGCGCCTTGA
- a CDS encoding PA2779 family protein: MTRFIDARSFRLLALFMALFMWTLSFVPRAEAGFVASQALTASETRSRDTATVERVLQNKVVKQRLQELGYSDQEVRDRLAGLSDQELNQLAGRIDTVAPAGDGFGFVIGLLVVAILVVILLILADKRVSIH; this comes from the coding sequence ATGACCCGGTTCATCGACGCCCGTTCGTTCCGGCTTCTGGCCCTGTTCATGGCCCTGTTCATGTGGACCCTCAGCTTCGTGCCCCGCGCCGAGGCCGGTTTCGTGGCCTCCCAGGCCCTGACCGCCTCCGAGACCCGGAGCCGGGACACGGCCACCGTGGAGCGCGTGCTCCAGAACAAGGTGGTCAAGCAGCGCCTGCAGGAACTCGGCTACTCCGACCAGGAAGTGCGCGACCGTCTGGCCGGTCTCTCGGACCAGGAGTTGAACCAGCTGGCCGGGCGCATCGACACCGTGGCCCCGGCGGGCGACGGCTTCGGCTTCGTCATCGGCCTGCTCGTGGTGGCCATCCTGGTGGTCATCCTGCTCATCCTCGCGGACAAGCGGGTATCCATCCACTAG
- a CDS encoding thermonuclease family protein, which translates to MDGDSLTVRLPGGTEEVRLIGLDAPELAQEWGEEAKAFSESFCSGAALTLSFDRELRDRYGRLLAYARCDGRLLNEALLKAGLAVTLPVKPNVSLARRFKKAEKEAKAEKRGFWARGGLETSPSAFRRRHPRR; encoded by the coding sequence GTGGACGGCGACTCCCTGACCGTCCGGCTGCCCGGCGGGACCGAGGAGGTCCGGCTCATCGGCCTGGACGCTCCGGAACTGGCGCAAGAATGGGGCGAGGAGGCCAAGGCCTTCAGCGAGTCGTTCTGCTCCGGCGCGGCCCTGACCCTGTCCTTCGACCGCGAGCTGCGCGACCGCTACGGCAGGCTCCTGGCCTACGCGCGCTGCGACGGCCGCCTGCTCAACGAGGCCCTGCTCAAGGCCGGGCTGGCCGTCACCCTGCCGGTGAAGCCCAACGTCTCCCTGGCGCGCCGTTTCAAGAAGGCCGAAAAGGAGGCCAAGGCCGAAAAACGGGGATTCTGGGCCCGGGGCGGACTTGAGACGTCCCCCTCCGCATTCCGCCGCCGGCATCCCCGCCGATGA
- a CDS encoding cache domain-containing protein — protein sequence MTFRALMQSTAFKVALVVVLALAFQGSAILGFFSWSVFRFADERGERFRADTLASEQDRLRDLTEMAVAVVDSYYRRSQDVEGLKREKQRELKKVVDAAASQALAALKTFGRAEAEDVIRRQTAGIRFDGDNYVWINDLRPAMVMHPARPELNGADLSDNTDPKGKRLFVEMVEAVRKGGGEGLVDYYWAKPGEKEPKLKISYVRLVPELGWIFGTGAWLEDIGADMRRQALVQVARMRLPDGNYFWINDTTLPVPNMIMHPVSPALDGKPLNDPKYDCATTAQAGTGGRPKDLGGRKNLFAAAAEVAREAGEGYVTYLWPKPRPGGGVTDERFPKLSFVKLFEPWGWVIGMGVYVDNIDAAAGAQTSEMRATVSGMVVKAVAAGLVFVVLFGILSALVIRKSIGRPLGLLVSYFNDVARGDLDRTLEQRFRGEMGVLQHHMGGMVASLRDKVRESAELAEQARAETERARLATEEAEQARSQAEQARRQGMLEAAASIEEAVNGLSSASEQLNAQIRETAGSAAAQLRRTEETATAMEQMNSTVMEVARNAELAAAAAEETRKTAAEGEGIVRESVAAMNRVHDLAAGLKADMGNLAGQAESIGRIVSVITDIADQTNLLALNAAIEAARAGDAGRGFAVVADEVRKLAEKTMTATKEVGEAVRAIQSGAENNRQGVDQAVEAVGQATGMVNRSGGSLANIVVRVQEAADQVRSIATASEEQSAASEEITRSVEDVSRISGETSHGMAEAARAVEDLARLAAELKALVDRLRAG from the coding sequence ATGACCTTTCGCGCGCTCATGCAATCCACCGCCTTCAAGGTCGCCCTGGTGGTCGTCCTGGCCCTCGCCTTCCAAGGCTCGGCCATCCTGGGATTCTTTTCCTGGTCCGTGTTCCGCTTCGCGGACGAGCGGGGAGAACGCTTCCGTGCGGACACCCTGGCCTCGGAGCAGGACCGGCTGCGTGATCTGACCGAAATGGCCGTTGCGGTCGTCGATTCCTATTACCGTCGTTCTCAGGACGTGGAAGGCCTCAAGCGCGAGAAGCAGCGCGAACTGAAGAAGGTCGTGGACGCGGCGGCGAGCCAGGCCCTGGCCGCGCTCAAGACCTTCGGCCGGGCCGAGGCCGAGGACGTCATCCGGCGGCAGACCGCCGGGATACGCTTCGACGGCGACAACTACGTCTGGATCAACGACCTCCGCCCGGCGATGGTCATGCACCCGGCGCGGCCCGAGCTGAACGGCGCGGATCTTTCGGACAACACGGATCCCAAGGGTAAGCGCCTGTTCGTCGAGATGGTCGAGGCCGTGCGGAAGGGCGGCGGCGAGGGCCTGGTGGACTACTACTGGGCCAAGCCCGGGGAGAAGGAGCCCAAGCTGAAGATCTCCTATGTCCGGCTCGTGCCGGAGTTGGGCTGGATTTTCGGCACCGGGGCCTGGCTGGAGGACATCGGCGCCGACATGCGGCGCCAGGCCCTGGTCCAAGTGGCGCGCATGCGCCTGCCCGACGGAAATTATTTCTGGATCAACGACACGACCCTGCCCGTGCCGAACATGATCATGCACCCCGTGTCTCCGGCCCTGGACGGCAAGCCCTTGAACGATCCCAAGTATGACTGCGCCACCACGGCCCAGGCCGGGACCGGCGGCAGGCCCAAGGATCTCGGCGGGAGGAAGAATCTCTTCGCGGCCGCCGCCGAGGTGGCCCGCGAGGCCGGCGAGGGCTACGTGACCTACCTCTGGCCCAAGCCCAGGCCCGGCGGCGGGGTCACCGACGAACGCTTCCCCAAGCTCTCCTTCGTCAAGCTTTTCGAACCCTGGGGCTGGGTCATCGGCATGGGCGTCTACGTGGACAACATCGACGCCGCCGCCGGGGCCCAGACCTCGGAGATGCGCGCCACGGTGTCCGGCATGGTCGTCAAGGCCGTGGCCGCCGGGCTGGTCTTCGTGGTGCTTTTCGGCATCCTGAGCGCCCTGGTCATCCGCAAGAGCATCGGCCGTCCCCTCGGCCTGCTCGTGAGCTACTTCAACGATGTGGCCCGGGGCGACCTGGACCGCACCCTGGAGCAGCGCTTCAGGGGTGAGATGGGCGTGCTCCAGCACCACATGGGCGGGATGGTCGCCAGCCTGCGCGACAAGGTGCGCGAGTCCGCCGAACTGGCCGAGCAGGCCCGCGCCGAAACCGAGCGCGCCCGCCTGGCCACCGAGGAGGCCGAACAGGCCCGGTCCCAGGCCGAGCAGGCCCGCCGTCAGGGCATGTTGGAGGCCGCCGCCAGCATCGAGGAGGCCGTCAACGGCCTGTCCTCGGCTTCGGAACAGCTCAACGCCCAGATCCGCGAGACCGCCGGGTCCGCCGCGGCCCAGCTCCGCCGCACCGAGGAGACCGCCACGGCCATGGAACAGATGAACTCCACGGTCATGGAGGTGGCCCGCAACGCCGAACTGGCCGCGGCCGCGGCCGAGGAGACCCGCAAGACCGCCGCCGAGGGCGAGGGAATCGTGCGCGAGTCCGTGGCGGCCATGAACCGCGTCCACGACCTGGCCGCCGGACTCAAGGCCGACATGGGCAATCTCGCGGGCCAGGCCGAGTCCATCGGCCGCATCGTGAGCGTGATCACCGACATCGCGGACCAGACCAACCTGCTGGCGCTCAACGCGGCCATCGAGGCCGCCCGCGCGGGCGACGCCGGACGCGGCTTCGCCGTGGTGGCCGACGAGGTGCGCAAGCTGGCCGAGAAGACCATGACCGCCACCAAGGAGGTCGGCGAGGCCGTGCGGGCCATCCAGAGCGGCGCGGAGAACAACCGTCAGGGCGTGGATCAGGCCGTGGAGGCCGTGGGCCAGGCCACCGGGATGGTCAACCGCTCCGGCGGCTCCCTGGCGAACATCGTGGTCCGCGTCCAGGAGGCCGCCGACCAGGTGCGCTCCATCGCCACCGCCAGCGAGGAGCAGTCCGCCGCCAGCGAGGAGATCACGCGCTCCGTGGAGGACGTGAGCCGGATCAGCGGCGAGACGTCCCACGGCATGGCCGAGGCCGCCCGGGCCGTCGAGGATCTGGCCCGGCTGGCCGCGGAGCTGAAGGCCCTGGTGGACCGTCTGCGCGCGGGGTAG
- a CDS encoding flagellar biosynthesis anti-sigma factor FlgM, giving the protein MLNTPEPGREHPDASERDAAMPDREARAARLRDIKARIRAGDYTPDIKDVAYLLAAMMNPR; this is encoded by the coding sequence ATGCTGAACACGCCCGAACCCGGCCGGGAACACCCGGACGCGTCCGAAAGGGACGCCGCCATGCCCGACCGCGAAGCCCGCGCCGCGAGACTGCGCGACATCAAGGCCCGCATCCGGGCCGGGGACTATACGCCGGACATCAAGGACGTGGCCTATCTCCTGGCCGCCATGATGAACCCGCGCTAG
- a CDS encoding SurA N-terminal domain-containing protein, whose product MLDIMRQHASGWIIKILFGIIIIVFIFFFGSGTMHEKGDPVIAYVNDEPILARDFLRAYQESTERARRENPDAGPEALQDPQAKQQLLTQMINSMLLREAARDMDLSASAAELRAAISRLEAFQNKDGVFDPEIYKQVLAANQMTPAVFEQSLRENLLLEKVRVYVSLPARADEAQARELFTWAREQARVEYVLFPQADFLAKAQVTDKQVEEFYEQNKDKFLRPAQAAFRYLAFTPKTLAPYQEVKDDEVRAYFDSHQSSFVRPEEVRVRHILLTVDPAAGPAEAQKAEASIRALAAKAKSGADFAELARRNSQDTSAANGGDLGWFGRGAMVKPFEDAAFALKKGEVSEPVRSEFGWHLIQMEDHREAGPMAFDEVKDQIKRQIAEDRASEKISDLLDAALDQLAAGIKIEKIAEQAGLPVSQTDLTTQDTLVQFFGMTPEAARTLMDLGTSMSTKTPLAIEDGYLLAEKIQDLPEATLPLADVKDQVLRALKEREASRLAGEKARQTLDALRAGKAEEALKSVRVSEPFNRSGFIPGLGGGPALAQAVFAAPDNAWLPQTFPLAQGVAAIRLKERIAPSEAAWDKEKGFWVSTMSQRYGEELFQAFLTELRSKAKVQIIRADLLN is encoded by the coding sequence ATGCTCGATATCATGCGTCAACATGCCTCGGGATGGATCATCAAGATCCTCTTCGGCATCATCATCATCGTCTTCATCTTCTTCTTCGGCTCGGGCACCATGCACGAGAAGGGCGATCCGGTGATCGCCTACGTCAACGACGAGCCCATCCTGGCCCGCGACTTCCTGCGCGCCTACCAGGAAAGCACCGAGCGGGCGCGCCGCGAGAATCCCGACGCCGGTCCCGAAGCCCTGCAGGACCCCCAGGCCAAGCAGCAGCTCCTGACCCAGATGATCAACTCCATGCTCCTGCGCGAAGCCGCCCGGGACATGGACCTCTCGGCCAGCGCCGCCGAGCTGCGCGCGGCCATCTCGCGCCTGGAGGCCTTCCAGAACAAGGACGGGGTCTTCGATCCCGAGATCTACAAGCAGGTTCTGGCGGCCAACCAGATGACCCCGGCGGTCTTCGAGCAGAGCCTGCGCGAGAACCTGCTCCTGGAGAAGGTCCGGGTCTACGTCTCCCTGCCCGCCCGGGCCGACGAGGCCCAGGCCAGGGAACTCTTCACCTGGGCCCGCGAACAGGCCCGCGTGGAGTACGTCCTCTTCCCCCAGGCCGACTTCCTGGCCAAGGCCCAGGTGACGGACAAGCAGGTCGAGGAGTTCTACGAGCAGAACAAGGACAAGTTCCTGCGCCCGGCCCAGGCCGCCTTCCGCTACCTGGCCTTCACGCCCAAGACCCTGGCTCCGTATCAGGAGGTCAAGGATGACGAGGTGCGCGCCTACTTCGACTCGCACCAGTCCTCCTTCGTCCGCCCCGAGGAAGTGCGCGTGCGGCACATCCTCCTGACCGTGGACCCCGCCGCCGGTCCGGCCGAGGCCCAGAAGGCCGAGGCCAGCATCCGCGCCCTGGCCGCCAAGGCCAAGTCCGGCGCCGACTTCGCCGAGCTGGCCCGCCGCAACTCCCAGGACACCAGCGCCGCCAACGGCGGCGACCTGGGCTGGTTCGGACGCGGCGCCATGGTCAAACCCTTCGAGGACGCGGCCTTCGCCCTGAAGAAGGGCGAGGTCTCCGAGCCCGTGCGCTCGGAGTTCGGCTGGCACCTCATCCAGATGGAGGACCACCGCGAGGCCGGGCCCATGGCCTTCGACGAGGTCAAGGACCAGATCAAGCGCCAGATCGCAGAGGACCGCGCCTCGGAGAAGATCTCCGACCTGCTGGACGCGGCCCTGGACCAGCTGGCCGCGGGCATCAAGATCGAGAAGATCGCGGAGCAGGCCGGCCTGCCCGTGTCCCAGACCGACCTGACCACCCAGGACACCCTGGTGCAATTCTTCGGCATGACCCCCGAAGCCGCGCGCACCCTCATGGACCTGGGCACGAGCATGAGCACCAAGACGCCCCTGGCCATCGAGGACGGCTACCTGCTGGCCGAGAAGATCCAGGATCTGCCCGAGGCCACCCTGCCCCTGGCCGACGTCAAGGATCAGGTGCTGCGGGCCCTCAAGGAGCGCGAGGCGTCGCGGCTGGCCGGGGAAAAGGCCCGGCAGACCCTGGACGCCCTGCGTGCGGGCAAGGCCGAGGAGGCCCTCAAGTCCGTCCGCGTGAGCGAGCCCTTCAACCGCTCCGGCTTCATTCCCGGCCTGGGCGGCGGTCCGGCCCTGGCCCAGGCCGTGTTCGCGGCCCCGGACAACGCCTGGCTGCCCCAGACCTTCCCCCTGGCGCAGGGCGTGGCCGCGATCCGTCTCAAGGAACGCATCGCCCCGTCCGAAGCCGCATGGGACAAGGAAAAGGGCTTCTGGGTCTCGACCATGAGCCAGCGCTACGGCGAAGAGCTGTTCCAGGCCTTCCTGACCGAGCTGCGCTCCAAGGCCAAGGTCCAGATCATCCGCGCCGACCTGCTCAACTAG
- a CDS encoding aconitate hydratase has protein sequence MARNLTQKIIAAHLMDGTMSPGSEVALRIDQTLTQDATGTMAWLQFEAIGIERVKTELSVSYVDHNTLQMGFRNPDDHRYLRSAAARFGAVFSPPGTGICHQLHLENFARPGKTLVGSDSHTPTAGGLAMLAFGAGGLSVALAMAGAPYVIAMPKVVRVRLEGKLTGWAAAKDVILHLLGLLTVKGGVGKVFEFSGPGAASLTVPERATITNMGAELGATTSIFESDARTRDFLTRMGRASHFKPLAADTDAAFDDEIVIDLSKLEPLAACPHMPDRVVTVASLDGLTVDQVAVGSCTNSSYADLKTVALTLKGKRVPPATDLMVSPGSKQVVKMLAAEKLLEPILDAGARLLECTCGPCIGMGGSPVSAGVSARTFNRNFEGRSGTQDAKVYLVSPQTAANVALRGRFTDPAGWGKAPRKPALPKKIPSIKKLFVFPPKDGSGVEILRGPNIAPLTKFDALPATITGQVALKVGDDITTDHILPAGAQITALRSNIPAISEYIFSRVDKDFVGRIKGLGGGFILGGENYGQGSSREHAALGPRHLGVKAVIVKSLARIHRANLVNFGILPLLLTNKADYDALEQGATLTIRAADLTPGGELEIIADSGRRITVTNDLTAKELNIIQAGGLLNAARARS, from the coding sequence GTGGCCCGCAACCTGACCCAGAAGATCATCGCCGCGCACCTCATGGACGGGACCATGAGCCCCGGCTCCGAAGTCGCCCTGCGGATCGACCAGACCCTGACCCAGGACGCCACCGGCACCATGGCCTGGCTCCAGTTCGAGGCCATCGGCATCGAACGCGTGAAGACCGAGCTGTCCGTGTCCTACGTGGACCACAACACGCTCCAAATGGGCTTCCGCAACCCCGACGACCACCGCTACCTGCGCAGCGCGGCGGCCCGCTTCGGCGCGGTCTTCTCGCCTCCGGGCACGGGCATCTGCCACCAGCTTCACCTGGAGAACTTCGCCCGGCCGGGCAAGACCCTGGTGGGCTCGGACTCCCACACCCCCACGGCGGGCGGACTGGCCATGCTGGCCTTCGGCGCGGGCGGCCTGTCCGTGGCCCTGGCCATGGCCGGAGCGCCCTACGTCATCGCCATGCCCAAGGTCGTGCGCGTGCGCCTGGAGGGCAAGCTCACGGGCTGGGCCGCGGCCAAGGACGTGATCCTGCACCTGCTCGGCCTGCTCACGGTCAAGGGCGGGGTCGGCAAGGTCTTCGAGTTCTCCGGTCCCGGCGCGGCCTCCCTGACCGTGCCCGAGCGCGCCACGATCACGAACATGGGCGCGGAGCTGGGCGCGACCACCTCGATCTTCGAGAGCGACGCCCGCACCCGCGACTTCCTGACCCGCATGGGCCGGGCCTCCCACTTCAAGCCCCTGGCCGCCGACACGGACGCCGCCTTCGACGACGAGATCGTCATCGACCTGTCCAAACTCGAGCCCCTGGCGGCCTGCCCGCACATGCCCGACCGGGTGGTCACGGTGGCCTCCCTGGACGGCCTGACCGTGGATCAGGTGGCCGTGGGCTCCTGCACGAACTCCTCATACGCCGACCTGAAGACCGTGGCCCTGACCCTCAAGGGCAAGCGCGTGCCGCCCGCCACGGACCTGATGGTCTCCCCGGGCTCCAAGCAGGTGGTCAAGATGCTGGCCGCCGAGAAGCTCCTCGAACCCATCCTGGACGCCGGGGCCCGGCTCCTGGAGTGCACCTGCGGGCCGTGCATCGGCATGGGCGGCTCGCCCGTGTCCGCCGGAGTCAGCGCGCGCACCTTCAACCGCAACTTCGAGGGCCGCAGCGGCACCCAGGACGCCAAGGTCTACCTCGTGAGCCCGCAGACGGCGGCCAACGTGGCCCTGCGCGGCAGGTTCACGGACCCGGCCGGCTGGGGCAAGGCCCCGCGCAAGCCCGCGCTGCCCAAAAAGATTCCGAGCATCAAAAAGCTCTTCGTCTTTCCGCCCAAGGACGGCTCCGGCGTGGAGATCCTGCGCGGGCCGAACATCGCGCCCCTGACCAAGTTCGACGCCCTGCCCGCGACCATCACCGGACAGGTGGCGCTCAAGGTGGGCGACGACATCACCACGGACCACATCCTGCCCGCCGGGGCCCAGATCACGGCCCTGCGCTCGAACATCCCGGCCATCAGCGAGTACATCTTCAGCCGGGTGGACAAGGACTTCGTGGGCCGGATCAAGGGGCTCGGCGGCGGCTTCATCCTGGGCGGCGAAAACTACGGCCAGGGCTCCAGCCGCGAGCACGCGGCCCTGGGCCCCCGCCACCTGGGGGTCAAGGCCGTGATCGTCAAGTCCCTGGCGCGCATCCACCGGGCCAACCTGGTGAACTTCGGCATCCTGCCCCTGCTGCTCACGAACAAGGCGGACTACGACGCCCTGGAACAGGGCGCGACCCTGACCATCCGCGCGGCGGACCTGACTCCCGGCGGCGAACTGGAGATCATCGCCGACTCGGGACGCCGGATCACGGTGACAAATGATTTGACGGCCAAGGAACTGAATATTATCCAGGCTGGCGGACTGCTCAACGCGGCCCGCGCCCGGTCCTGA